A region from the Ammospiza nelsoni isolate bAmmNel1 chromosome 1, bAmmNel1.pri, whole genome shotgun sequence genome encodes:
- the LOC132072616 gene encoding collagen alpha-1(I) chain-like encodes MPSPPGGAGRGARCPRAERRGPAWRAGEARRGGAGQAAEPGLPEGLAGPLRSARQRRRPGASAEPPPLGAAPDGAPPPAPRELPPPASPVPGGSSPALRGGNAGSPVWRHRLPCPDLQSRRGTGRPREEPRRAAFLAPQPPVPSGMRFFTPACLPEGYDRRPTPSRLPRDWDPLPHACREEREGIDGSCGTRAVGPRRSRRVRGTRGPLPPASPVRDRGCRPLGAPGRGGPGPAPPPRAPRPRCCSSLPELWRAARGAPAAPEQRLLRPSGLSRRGRGFPLEKSGVVSVWRLSASFPGQRRAPRAAAFQGCRPKETSGNGNPIPRGPRQTVPGDSCGVCHRGEPVGVSVGENAEGSVNKLASGRDRRFLADTAAARSVVQVEKLSVGFISTFTLLCMKKKK; translated from the coding sequence ATGCCGAGCCCGCCGGGCGGCGCGGGACGCGGGGCGCGGTGTCCCCGGGCGGAGCGCCGCGGACCCGCCTGGCGGGCGGGAGAGGCGAGGCGAGGCGGGGCAGGGCAGGCGGCAGAGCCGGGCTTACCTGAGGGGCTggcggggccgctccgctcggcgcggcagcggcggcggccgggagCGAGCGCGGAGCCTCCTCCCCTCGGCGCGGCCCCGGACGGCGctcccccgcccgccccccggGAGCTGCCGCCTCCCGCCAGCCCCGTCCCCGGCGGCAGCAGCCCAGCATTGAGGGGAGGGAACGCGGGGAGTCCCGTATGGAGACAccggctgccctgcccagacctCCAGAGCCGGCGCGGCACCGGGAGGCCGCGGGAGGAGCCGCGGAGAGCCGCGTTCCTCGCTCCTCAGCCGCCTGTGCCGTCAGGGATGCGGTTCTTCactcctgcctgcctccctgAGGGGTACGACCGCCGTCCCACTCCTTCCCGCCTGCCCCGTGATTGGGACCCGCTCCCTCACGCCTGCCGGGAGGAAAGAGAGGGAATCGACGGCTCTTGCGGGACACGGGCTGTCGGCCCCAGGCGTTCCCGCCGAGTCCGAGGGACGCGGGGCCCGCTCCCTCCCGCCAGCCCCGTCAGGGATAGGGGCTGCCGGCCCCTCGGGGCTCCCGGCCGCGGtggccccggcccggccccgccgccccgcgcaCCTCGGCCCCGCTGCTGTtcctccctgccagagctgtggCGGGCGGCCAGGGGAGCTCccgcagccccagagcagcgcCTGCTCCGGCCGAGCGGGCTCTCCCGGCGGGGCCGTGGGTTCCCGCTAGAGAAAAGCGGTGTGGTTTCTGTCTGGCGGCTCAGCGCATCCTTCCCCGGCCAGCGCCGTGCTCCCCGGGCCGCAGCCTTCCAGGGATGCCGACCAAAGGAAACGTCGGGGAATGGAAATCCCATTCCCCGCGGGCCAAGGCAAACAGTCCCTGGTGATTCATGCGGTGTCTGCCACCGCGGCGAACCGGTGGGAGTCTCCGTCGGAGAAAACGCTGAGGGAAGCGTGAATAAGTTGGCAAGTGGCAGGGATCGTCGTTTCTTAGCTGACACAGCAGCGGCGCGGTCAGTAGTCCAGGTGGAAAAACTAAGTGTGGGGTTTATATCAACATTTACGTTATTATgtatgaagaagaaaaaataa